The sequence below is a genomic window from Lytechinus pictus isolate F3 Inbred chromosome 6, Lp3.0, whole genome shotgun sequence.
ATCTTTCTCATTGAAGCATTGCAAATCTTTCGGATCCCACTTTGAATTCCGATACATTAAAGACGATATCAGAACAATCCGTGTATCGATACCAGTTGACTTCATAACCGGAAGTAAATGAAGTATGAGCAGGAAGTGTGAGAGATAGTTGACCTGAAAGTGAATCTCGAATCCGTCTGCTGTCGGCTCTGAAAGGGAAGTAAATGAAGTATGAGCAGGAAGTGTGAGATAGTTGACCTGGAAGTGAATCTCGAATCCGTCTGCTGTCGGCtctgaaagagaagaaaatgaagtATGAGCAGGAAGTGTGAGAGATAGTTGACCTGGAAGTGAATCTCGAATCCGTCTGCTGTCGGCTCTGAAAGGGAAATAAATGAAGTATAAGGAGAGAAATTATGAGAGAAAGTTGACCTGGAAGTAAACTTTGAATCCGCCTGCTGTCGGCTCTGGATGAGGActtaaagaaaaaacaagaattGACACGCTCAAGATTTCGGCAAAATCTGATTcgaaattcaaaaaaaaaaaatatggttttaaGTATTATATCAGTATTATGCAGGGGCTTCAGGAAAAGAACACGTACACACTGTGCAATGTGgataattattttcaactcGTCGTCAACtacattttgaatatcacattTGTATCTGATAAAATTGGCATAAACGCACAAGAGAAATCATCTGTTTGGGGCATCATCGAATCTCCCATTTGCACTTCACTACATTGTAGAAAGTCAAGTTATTATTAGGGTAGACGATTTTGGCGATTGATACGTACCATCTGGTCCCCATCCCATTCCAGCGTTGCATATTAGCACGTGGAGAGGATATCCCTTCGTCTTGTACTCCTCGACAAACGTCATAGTACTTGCTAATGACCCGAGGTCAAGGGTCATGAATTCTACATCCAGATCTTCTGCCTGTTCAtagggaaaaaaataataaattgaacaAATTTATTTCGACCGGATGccgaatgaaaataaaatatctacgttttttttttttttttttttgttaacctGTGACCCCTTCTTAATAAGCTCAAGCATAGAACGGGGGAAAATCAGGAAGTAATCGATTGTTGTAACTTTCTATATCCTATTATTAAATTGGTAAAACGAATGCCGAAGGGGtgatttttttaaccaaaactATCAATCGACTGCGTTAGATGCCAtattcaaaggacaagtccacccaaacaaaatgttgatctgaatataaagagaaaaacccaacaagcatgacactgaaaatttcatcaaaatcggatgtaaaataagaaagtaatgacattttaaaattttgcttaatttcataaaacagttacatgcacatctcggtcagtatgcaaatgagggaactgatgacatcactcacttatcatttttttttgtattttatttatatgaaatattgaatattcccattttctcctccttatcctgtgaaacaaagttttatttttccctgatcatgtggaattaccattgtttaacattttgtggttcggTCAAGTagtcctttttgtcaaatctgtaaaaattgaaatattgtataattcaaacaataaaaaacaaaaaaatagtgagtgagtgacgtcattgattctctcatttgcatgtaactaaattgtgcatgtaactattttgtaaaaataagcgaatactttaaaatgtcataactttcttattttacatccgattttatgaaatttttagcattatgtttgtctgattttcctctattgATTCCTATTaaaatttttctgaggtggacttgaccttttaagtAACGACTGAAAACCGCAGAAATTTGAATTCTAACggtaaatttgtttttcttgaaatattgaaagattAACATTACTGACTTATTAGCAAAGGTTAAGACGGACTTTAACCTTTGGTGCCCCCATACAAACAATTAACTCTGATTTAATTAAAAGATCATCTTCACCTTCACTTGGCAAAGAAAGACAAACTTTATTCAAatgcaacgaacgtagagggcagccaCACTGGCAGTGTGTTAGGCCCTCTACGTTGGTTGTTTACAACCTTGATACATATCCTAGCGTCATTCTGCGAAGATTTATCTTTGCTGTGCTCGTCTTTCATTCGTTGTAAAGCCTGTCGAACCAaataagaaatgtatatgaattatgaatatttgtttattcatttttaatttgttttctttggaGAGTGTGGTCTCTTCGGTATTCATCTGAATTTACTCAATCCTACAGactaataaatattttatgcatGCTGTCAAGTAGTAGTTTCCAAAAATAAATGCaacaatacaattttcaatACGTTTTTTTATAGTTTGTTTCTAACGGAGGAATGCCTCATAGTAATCGTTATATATTTTGTCCCTAAGCACCCATCTGTATCGAAGCTTTAATAGCCTATATGGTGCTTACGATCATAACATAACACGGTTGGGTACCCTGTAAAACCGTGGTGTtcaaactgacaccagttggtgttaatagaggaccacaccctgatgTGTTAAAAATACACCCAGAGATTGAACGTAAcatcaaagagtgtaaatgCAACAGCCaaatgtgttgtaataacacctataggtgttaaactaacactgtcaatttaacaccggtgtaaaataactggtgtggtcctctatgtacaccggttaacaccacagtacTTGCTGTGTACACCTTGAAGAAAATATGGGATTTACTTATTTATTGTTagaagttattattattagttttacattgtgatgaaaacaaaatataatcatgaaatcACAAATCATTGTGTCAGTGAAAATAGCAAACACTTTTCTTTTCTGCTCTTGCGCACAATGCCATTCCGAAACTGAAtagtaaagaaaatatatataaataatgtataatCCATACCTCATTTGCTTTTACTTCAGAACGGCACGCtaatatgacctttgaccccatctgGGCAAGCGCCTTCGCAGTCTCATAGCCGATTCCTTtattgtggaaaaaaaaataatttgatcaaatttgctaaaataGGCGAACACGTCTTTACATTAGTCGAATCTTTTGACACTACAGAAAATTAATCCactaataataaatttatatatacttttttgcTTTGTTCAAACTTGAAAAGTCATCATATCAATAATCACCTTCTAATCAGCATATCATTAGTTTTCAATTCAAACATTAGACATAACTTACCAGTGTTTAACCCCGGTTATGATTACGGTCTTCCCTCCGAAGTCAATGTCGGGTAACCGGGGCGATAGCAAATAAGTCCTACCTTTAGTATTGAAAATGACCTACCTGTATTTGCACCGGTTATGATTACGGTCTTCCCTCCGAAGTAAATGTCGGGTAACCGGGGCGATAGCAAATAAGTCCTACCTTTAGTATTGAAAATGGCTTACCTGTATTTGCACCGGTTACGATTACGGTCTTCCCTCCGAAGTCAATGTCGGGTAACCGAGGCGGAGTGCCAAAGCTTCCTCCCATCCTAGAAATGAGTATTATATACACTACATTTAGCACATTAATAATAACtttataattaaatatttgaaattaaactttgttgtgtAACAACTAATttgcgattcacatagtaaagaacgttgtttaaattatttttaacagtgcacATAGGCCAAAATATGAATGCAAGGTAGACTGTAGTTGTAAACTATAATGCATATATGGATCTCTTTCCCTCGAATGAATGGCAAAAAcatagcacccccccccccctcacaaaagagaaaatagctaataaatgaatgaataaaaaaaatgaaataaaatattaaaaaatggaatgaataaatagataaataaatgaaaaaataaaaaaacaaaacatatggCTTATTCcttattgtatattttattttttgtgttttgctatacattgtaacttttgttaaattttggaatggaaaagaataaatgcaatcaatcaatcaaaccttaggatacatatatacagtgcgtcccacaaaaaacgaaaccgagatttatcaataatttatcataacttaatcacaaatacaatagacaaatgacctaccattgtaaaacTTAGAATCGCCTCTTTCATCTGGAATTACTTAGatcatttttcattcacgcatgagtgagcaaaaaaaatttgaagaggGATAAcgaaaagtcatttggcgggctgtatcttgGTTTCAAAACAAcaaccacattttttaaaaattcaatatctgctctttaatttgacacctcaattacagaaaatagtcaagaaataagaaagttctggttatttgaaataaggcttgaatttcaataatttcatagaatgaagaggttttacaggctagtgttcaaactcactcgacactccgttttgttgacgatcagccatgcattgagtcttttgttaaccgagCGAAAGCTTCTGTGGCAAACCGGTGAAAacaagtttatttaatgaaattatggaaatacaagctttgtttcgagggaacataacatttttttacttctggaccattttttgtgattaaggtatgaaatgaaagagcagatattgaactttttaggcatgtgattttctttttgaaattcagataccccccgccaaatgagtttttggtatcctttattcaaattgtttttgctcactcatgagtgaatgaaaaataatctaagttatatcatatgaaagaagagattttaagctttacattgatacatgtaggtcatttgtatattgtatttatgattaagttatgataaatcatcgctaaatctcggtttcgtttattctgggacgcactgtatatatatattgtgtgtgtatgggtgggtgtgtgtgtgtgtgtgtgtattttaaCTTTCCGTTATACATCTTTACCTGAAATTACCGTTTCCTTTAATCTTTATTTACGATTTTATTATGTTACAGAGTTGTGGTTTGTTTCTCTTGCAAGCTTGTTTAGATTGCGTTTCGGTTGCTAGCCTCTATTATTCTCGTTATTATTtgcctatcatttttattattgctAACAGTgttaatacattaaaaaattatgcttaAAACTCATCTTTTTTAATCTTGAATTGatcatatcatattttttgtggCCCATTTGAtggtatttctttattcataatCTGGTGAGAAATATGTAATTGTATTAttagttttgatacattttgttgtgcaaagtatttctatttcctttatacttcattttcctttctcttaaccGATTAGAGGCAATTTTGCGATTTCGTGGTAtatgaaattgttattattattattattattctaaagCCCTGACAAAGACCAATAAAATTGGTCGAAAgcctttgaaatgaaatgaattgaacaTTTTGCTACGTCTCGCGGCCTCTCTTCTTCTGTCGGTCACCTATATAATTATCTTATTGTGCTGTATGTCACACATACATTGCCAAGGCAAAGTTACGTTTATTGGAAGTGAAATAGATTCGTTATCTTTAATATTAATCAATcaaatcagtcaatcaatcattcaatcagtcagtcaatcaaacaatcaatcagtcaattaatcaaccaattaatcaatcataacaaccaatcaatcaatcaatcataacaaccaat
It includes:
- the LOC129263035 gene encoding retinol dehydrogenase 14-like encodes the protein MGGSFGTPPRLPDIDFGGKTVIVTGANTGIGYETAKALAQMGSKVILACRSEVKANEALQRMKDEHSKDKSSQNDARICIKAEDLDVEFMTLDLGSLASTMTFVEEYKTKGYPLHVLICNAGMGWGPDEPTADGFEIHFQVNYLSHFLLILHLLPVMKSTGIDTRIVLISSLMYRNSKWDPKDLQCFNEKDKMMIYGTTKLYQIMQMFCLARRLEGSKVSVFSVHPGMVDTEFNARPGQPITRGNRVLLRATKSLRMIRTPFDGALTGLHAAANPAYDSKTALYFASSRPRNLTALPRDKVKQELLWEYSLDCLKDYITEDVLKELN